The Catenulispora sp. MAP5-51 genomic sequence GACATCGGGTAGGGCGACGATTTGAGCACGGAAGGCTCGACGAAGATCCGTCGTATTCGCGCTAACGAACCTCGAGTTTCAAGGACGCTGCGCGTTGACTCTGTGGCGGAGCTCGCCCTCTCGCGGCTCTTCGGTGACCTGCGCTGTGCGCGACAGGAGGCCGGGCTTACCCAGAATGAGGTCGCGGTCGGACTGCCGTTCCGCGGTAGAGCGATCTCGGAGTGGGAGACCGGGGCTATGGAACCCACCTTGGAGCATATGTTCCAGTGGTCCCGCAGCCTCGGCCGCCGCCTAGTGATCGTCGGCCCTGACGGCGACGTACGGACGGGACCGGCCCGCCCCTGGCGCGGCGAGCCGTGGGAGGACTTCGAGCTACGGCGGCTGGCCGTTCCGTTGAAGAACCGCCGCTTGGCCCTCGGGCTGACACAAGACGGGCTCGGCTGGCATGTCGGCGTGAGCCGGGACTCCATCGGGCGTTG encodes the following:
- a CDS encoding helix-turn-helix transcriptional regulator; amino-acid sequence: MAELALSRLFGDLRCARQEAGLTQNEVAVGLPFRGRAISEWETGAMEPTLEHMFQWSRSLGRRLVIVGPDGDVRTGPARPWRGEPWEDFELRRLAVPLKNRRLALGLTQDGLGWHVGVSRDSIGRWELARVRPRPIAVIVWAQKLGCSVALRLA